A section of the Alkalihalobacillus sp. LMS39 genome encodes:
- a CDS encoding 2-phosphosulfolactate phosphatase, translating into MMRTLQVILKKEDIIPEKLTSNIVIVLDVLLATSTIVSLLQHKAKSILPLEKKEDVTTVSTLYEKKDTIFIGEYEGQTLDGFLSPNPLELQHQVENKHVILSTTNGTVAIVKAKAAKQLYIASLLNATAIVKEIYQSIEKAQSVVIVCSGSSNQFCLEDFYGAGYLICEFLAHKERWKLTDSAKAALSFYKTGKANTILRESQVGMLLAKYGYEEALDYVAQKGIYTVVPVFNGHEIIKKEE; encoded by the coding sequence ATGATGAGGACATTACAAGTCATATTAAAAAAAGAAGACATCATCCCTGAAAAGCTTACAAGTAATATTGTGATTGTGTTAGATGTTCTTTTAGCAACTTCAACGATAGTGTCGCTGTTACAGCATAAAGCGAAGTCTATTCTTCCATTAGAAAAGAAAGAAGATGTTACTACCGTTTCTACTCTATATGAAAAAAAGGACACAATCTTTATTGGTGAGTATGAGGGTCAAACGTTGGATGGTTTTTTATCACCAAACCCTCTTGAGCTACAACATCAAGTGGAAAACAAACACGTTATTTTATCAACAACGAATGGCACAGTTGCGATTGTGAAAGCAAAAGCTGCAAAGCAACTTTATATTGCAAGTCTATTAAATGCAACGGCAATTGTTAAAGAGATTTATCAATCGATAGAAAAGGCCCAGTCGGTCGTTATCGTTTGCTCGGGGTCTTCCAATCAATTTTGCTTAGAAGACTTCTATGGTGCTGGTTACCTAATCTGTGAGTTTTTGGCTCACAAAGAAAGATGGAAGTTAACAGATTCAGCCAAGGCAGCACTTTCTTTTTACAAGACAGGAAAAGCGAACACGATACTGCGGGAATCGCAAGTTGGAATGCTCTTAGCTAAATACGGTTATGAGGAAGCACTCGATTATGTTGCACAAAAAGGAATCTATACGGTCGTGCCGGTGTTTAATGGCCATGAAATTATTAAAAAGGAGGAGTAA
- a CDS encoding acyl-CoA dehydrogenase family protein — protein sequence MATKMEIRGGQFLTSEIEADMVFTPEDFSDEHHMIKQTGKQFIENEVYPKRETIEEQDFDTVVSLLRKAGELGLLAHSIPESYGGLELDKMSNAVVGEMVGRAGTYGVAHSNQTCIATLPITYYGTKQQKQKYLPKLASGEFIGAYCLTEPGSGSDALAAKTTAVLNEQNTHYVLNGTKLYITNAGFSDTFIVYAKVDGTKFTAFIVEKDFPGLSLGPEEKKMGIKGSSTRSVVLEDCLVPIENVLGEIGKGHLIALNVLNLGRFNLGAACMGGAKAALGLAIEHTTQRKQFNRLIADFSATKEKIAKMACKLYTTESLQYRSAGLLEGVLHDVYDIEDRSLVTKRLMEFAMECAICKVYGSEVLDYVVDESLQLHGGAGYIKEYPIEQAYRDSRINRIFEGTNEINRLLIPGTFFKKGAKGELPIQHAIESAVMELKQNDESREVKQLSEVRAVVSSIRRAFLTLAGFAYEQLGDQLTENQEVTMKLADIAIELYASESVLLRTVKAIEKQGEEKADLKKKMMISSIQGSLQKVEALTKQLLFGFGASPKRDGLLKLLATEFSSYSFSCATERNRDIANFIIEAREYRCE from the coding sequence ATGGCAACAAAAATGGAAATAAGAGGTGGACAATTTCTAACGTCTGAAATCGAAGCAGATATGGTTTTTACTCCAGAAGATTTTTCTGATGAGCATCACATGATAAAGCAAACAGGGAAACAGTTTATTGAAAATGAAGTATACCCGAAAAGAGAAACAATAGAAGAACAAGATTTTGATACGGTTGTTTCTCTATTACGTAAAGCAGGGGAATTAGGATTACTAGCCCATAGTATTCCAGAATCTTATGGTGGTTTAGAGTTAGACAAGATGAGTAATGCTGTTGTCGGTGAAATGGTCGGTCGTGCTGGTACTTATGGGGTGGCCCATTCAAATCAAACATGTATTGCAACATTACCGATTACGTATTACGGTACAAAGCAGCAAAAACAAAAGTATTTACCGAAATTAGCATCTGGTGAGTTTATAGGGGCATATTGTTTAACCGAGCCAGGTTCCGGATCGGATGCGCTAGCAGCAAAAACAACCGCCGTATTAAATGAACAGAATACTCATTACGTCTTAAATGGAACAAAACTTTATATTACAAATGCTGGTTTTTCAGATACGTTTATCGTTTATGCAAAAGTAGATGGAACTAAATTTACAGCTTTTATAGTAGAAAAAGACTTTCCGGGTCTTTCGCTTGGTCCAGAAGAAAAAAAGATGGGAATTAAAGGTTCGTCAACTCGTTCTGTCGTGCTTGAAGATTGCCTTGTACCGATAGAGAATGTCCTAGGAGAAATAGGAAAAGGTCATCTCATCGCCTTAAATGTATTGAATTTAGGACGGTTTAATTTAGGCGCGGCTTGTATGGGAGGAGCAAAAGCAGCACTTGGGTTAGCCATTGAGCACACGACACAAAGAAAGCAGTTTAACAGATTAATAGCTGATTTTTCTGCCACAAAAGAAAAAATTGCAAAAATGGCTTGTAAGCTTTATACGACAGAATCTCTTCAATATCGTTCTGCGGGTTTGCTAGAAGGGGTACTACACGATGTTTATGATATTGAGGACCGTTCTCTTGTCACGAAACGATTAATGGAATTTGCGATGGAATGTGCAATTTGTAAAGTCTATGGCTCTGAAGTGCTAGATTATGTCGTCGATGAGTCGTTACAACTTCATGGTGGAGCGGGGTATATAAAAGAATACCCGATAGAGCAGGCTTATCGAGATTCTAGAATTAATCGAATTTTTGAAGGAACGAACGAAATTAACCGTCTCCTTATCCCAGGCACTTTTTTTAAGAAAGGCGCAAAGGGTGAACTACCGATACAACATGCGATAGAGAGTGCAGTAATGGAGCTGAAACAAAACGATGAAAGTCGGGAAGTCAAGCAATTATCTGAAGTGAGAGCAGTTGTATCATCAATTAGACGTGCTTTTTTAACCTTAGCCGGATTTGCTTATGAACAATTGGGTGATCAGCTAACAGAAAATCAAGAGGTGACAATGAAGTTAGCGGATATCGCCATTGAATTATATGCTAGTGAATCAGTATTGTTACGAACTGTTAAAGCGATAGAAAAGCAAGGGGAAGAAAAGGCTGACCTTAAAAAGAAAATGATGATTTCTAGTATTCAAGGTAGTCTACAAAAAGTGGAGGCGTTAACAAAGCAATTGCTTTTTGGTTTTGGTGCTTCACCAAAGCGAGATGGCTTATTGAAGCTTTTAGCAACAGAGTTTTCCTCCTATTCATTTTCATGTGCGACGGAGCGAAATCGGGATATCGCGAACTTCATTATAGAAGCAAGGGAGTATAGATGTGAATGA
- a CDS encoding SDR family oxidoreductase has product MQRFQHDIAVITGAGSGIGKEVAIQLALEGSKVCLVGRTIQKLEAVTREINESFGENTASYFQTDVTNEKEIEKLAGHLKDNYGHITVLVNNAGMSSGSSIVKLEQSDWENVQTTNVTSVFLMSKHMASLIEGENKAIVNIASLSGHKAGAKIPHYSTAKAAVIHFTKALAAELAPKGIRVNSVSPGFVETPMTAGNLENEQFQKAIQRHTALNRIGQPHEIAKVVAFVASSDASYMTGTDLLVDGGWLIT; this is encoded by the coding sequence GTGCAGAGATTTCAACATGATATTGCGGTTATCACAGGGGCAGGAAGTGGTATTGGGAAAGAAGTTGCTATTCAGCTAGCATTAGAAGGGTCAAAAGTATGTTTGGTTGGGCGAACGATTCAAAAGCTTGAAGCCGTAACAAGGGAAATTAACGAGAGTTTCGGTGAAAACACCGCCTCTTACTTTCAAACAGATGTAACGAACGAAAAGGAAATCGAAAAATTAGCTGGTCACCTTAAAGACAACTATGGACATATAACGGTATTAGTAAATAATGCCGGAATGTCTTCAGGTAGTTCAATAGTAAAGCTTGAGCAGTCTGACTGGGAAAACGTTCAAACGACAAATGTAACAAGTGTATTTTTAATGTCAAAGCATATGGCATCATTGATAGAGGGGGAAAATAAAGCAATTGTGAATATTGCTTCGTTATCAGGACATAAAGCAGGAGCGAAAATCCCTCATTATAGTACAGCAAAAGCAGCGGTTATTCATTTTACAAAAGCATTGGCAGCAGAGCTTGCCCCAAAGGGAATTCGAGTCAATTCTGTCTCACCAGGATTTGTCGAGACACCAATGACAGCCGGAAATCTTGAAAATGAACAATTTCAAAAGGCGATTCAACGGCATACGGCTCTTAATCGAATCGGACAGCCGCACGAAATCGCGAAGGTCGTTGCATTTGTTGCCTCATCCGATGCTAGTTATATGACAGGAACTGACTTGCTTGTTGATGGTGGTTGGCTTATTACATAA
- a CDS encoding quinone oxidoreductase — MKAIQLSQYGGPEVLKLVELDKPAPKENEVLLEIKAIGVNYADTARREGQYVIPTPLPFVPGAEVAGIVTAVGEQVTKTKVGDKVVTLLSSKRATGYAEYTVAHESGLIPVPENVSFEQACALPLQGLSAYHILKTMGRLEKDETVLIHAAAGGVGSLAVQLAKHFGAGNIIATASTEEKRTVAKQLGADVTVNYTEENWYENVLEATEGKGVDVALEMAGGRIFNDTLLCLAPFGRVVIYGVASGEQSRFYPSSLMAKNQSVIGFFLPQMMRKPALFQQSLVELLQLVGTGKLKLTIGGTYPLEEASQVHEMLQGRKTIGKLILQP, encoded by the coding sequence ATGAAAGCGATTCAACTAAGTCAATATGGCGGTCCAGAAGTACTCAAACTCGTCGAACTTGACAAACCTGCTCCGAAGGAAAATGAAGTGTTACTCGAAATTAAAGCGATTGGTGTAAATTATGCGGATACTGCTAGACGAGAGGGGCAATATGTCATTCCTACCCCTTTACCGTTTGTTCCTGGTGCAGAAGTAGCCGGTATTGTTACGGCTGTTGGTGAACAAGTAACAAAAACAAAGGTAGGGGATAAAGTCGTCACCTTGTTAAGCTCAAAACGAGCAACGGGATATGCTGAATATACGGTGGCACATGAGTCTGGTTTAATCCCCGTCCCAGAAAATGTGAGCTTTGAGCAAGCTTGTGCGCTTCCATTACAAGGTTTAAGTGCCTACCATATTTTAAAAACGATGGGGCGTCTAGAAAAGGACGAAACCGTATTGATTCATGCGGCAGCTGGAGGAGTTGGCTCGTTAGCGGTCCAACTAGCAAAACATTTTGGTGCGGGGAATATTATCGCCACTGCAAGCACGGAAGAAAAGCGAACGGTTGCCAAACAACTTGGGGCAGATGTGACAGTTAATTATACAGAGGAAAACTGGTACGAGAATGTGTTAGAAGCAACGGAAGGCAAGGGAGTCGATGTTGCTCTTGAAATGGCAGGAGGAAGAATTTTCAATGATACACTTTTATGTCTCGCACCGTTTGGAAGAGTTGTTATTTACGGTGTGGCTAGTGGGGAGCAAAGTCGGTTTTATCCTTCTTCTCTAATGGCCAAAAACCAATCTGTTATTGGTTTCTTTCTTCCACAAATGATGAGAAAACCGGCATTATTCCAACAAAGTCTTGTTGAATTGCTTCAGCTTGTAGGTACAGGTAAATTAAAGCTCACAATTGGGGGTACATACCCATTGGAAGAAGCAAGTCAAGTTCATGAAATGCTTCAAGGAAGGAAAACGATAGGGAAATTAATATTGCAACCATAG
- a CDS encoding branched-chain amino acid ABC transporter permease has product MDLFLQQLVNGLTVGSIYSLVALGLTLVFGILHVPNFAHGAFYMIGAYITLLVMTALGMNYWIAIIISIVSVGLLSIVFERLVFSRIDAKDPLAMMIAAIGILFFLESAALYLWGSQYQRMITPYVDTVQFLGITVTYQRILVIVAAVILMILLHLFLTKTMTGAAIVAMSQNRKGAFLVGINANKVAMLTFAIAGGLAAAAASLSAPINLVFPSMGNLVIMKAFVIIIIGGMGSIPGAIIGGYILGITESLGGTYISADYKDVIAFALLVIILTMKPNGLFGKGVH; this is encoded by the coding sequence GTGGATTTGTTTCTACAACAACTTGTAAATGGCCTTACAGTAGGAAGTATTTATAGCCTAGTTGCACTTGGGTTGACCCTTGTATTCGGAATATTGCATGTTCCGAACTTTGCTCATGGCGCATTTTACATGATTGGTGCTTATATTACTCTTCTTGTGATGACCGCACTCGGTATGAATTATTGGATAGCGATTATTATTTCTATTGTAAGTGTCGGGTTATTATCGATCGTGTTTGAACGTCTCGTATTTAGTCGGATTGATGCAAAAGACCCGCTTGCGATGATGATTGCGGCTATTGGTATTTTGTTTTTTCTTGAATCAGCGGCCCTTTATTTATGGGGAAGTCAATATCAACGAATGATAACACCGTACGTAGATACAGTTCAATTTCTTGGGATTACCGTCACGTATCAACGAATTCTCGTTATTGTAGCGGCTGTTATATTAATGATTTTATTGCATTTGTTTTTGACGAAAACAATGACAGGAGCGGCAATTGTGGCGATGTCTCAAAATCGAAAAGGAGCATTTCTAGTTGGGATCAATGCAAATAAAGTTGCCATGCTAACGTTTGCGATTGCCGGTGGATTAGCTGCAGCTGCAGCTTCATTGTCGGCCCCTATTAATCTTGTATTTCCAAGCATGGGTAATTTAGTTATTATGAAAGCCTTTGTCATTATTATCATTGGAGGAATGGGGAGTATTCCCGGAGCGATTATTGGAGGGTATATTTTAGGCATAACCGAAAGCTTAGGTGGAACTTATATTTCAGCTGATTATAAAGACGTTATTGCTTTTGCCTTACTCGTGATTATCTTAACGATGAAACCGAACGGCTTATTTGGGAAGGGGGTTCATTAA
- a CDS encoding branched-chain amino acid ABC transporter permease, translating to MPIATRHYLLYGGLLLFFLLFPLFIPNQYYIQILILVFIWSIAVYGLNTITGLTGQLSLAHAGFFAIGAYGLGILTVSVELPFWLAFFLTLLICAVIGLLIGLVALRTKSHFFAIYTLSVGFLIYLVLYKWDELTGGVRGLIGIPNPTPIGPLTFETITSQYYLMLTFLVLVIFFMYRLTHSLLGRTFVAIRNSEELAQTLGISVMKNKLIAFVLSAVIAGMAGALYASYIRFIGPEIADIHKSFELLLYLLVGGIGTMAGPILGTLIVVVLTQMLQFLEQYRMLVFGPVVVLLILFYPRGIAGGYLIWKMKRKKNNESQSKNKAKEA from the coding sequence ATGCCAATTGCAACTAGACATTATTTGTTGTATGGCGGATTACTTCTGTTCTTTTTACTATTTCCGCTTTTTATTCCAAATCAATATTATATTCAAATTTTAATTTTAGTATTTATTTGGTCTATTGCTGTTTATGGACTAAATACGATAACAGGATTAACCGGACAATTATCACTTGCTCATGCTGGATTCTTTGCAATTGGTGCATATGGATTAGGAATTTTAACCGTATCAGTTGAACTCCCTTTTTGGCTAGCTTTTTTTCTCACCCTTCTCATTTGTGCTGTGATTGGATTGTTAATTGGTCTTGTCGCATTACGAACTAAATCACATTTCTTTGCGATTTACACGTTATCTGTTGGTTTTTTAATTTATCTCGTTCTTTATAAATGGGATGAATTAACAGGTGGTGTTCGAGGGTTAATCGGCATTCCGAATCCAACGCCTATTGGACCACTAACTTTTGAAACGATAACCTCACAATATTATTTAATGTTGACTTTCCTAGTGCTCGTTATTTTCTTTATGTATCGATTAACCCATTCCTTATTAGGGAGAACTTTTGTAGCTATCCGCAATAGTGAAGAATTAGCGCAAACACTCGGAATATCAGTAATGAAAAATAAATTGATTGCTTTTGTTCTTTCTGCTGTCATTGCAGGAATGGCTGGAGCTTTATATGCATCATATATTCGATTTATTGGCCCTGAAATAGCTGACATTCATAAATCATTTGAGCTCCTTCTTTATCTTTTAGTCGGTGGAATTGGAACAATGGCTGGTCCTATATTAGGTACATTGATTGTCGTTGTGCTTACACAAATGCTTCAATTTTTAGAGCAATATCGTATGCTCGTCTTTGGTCCTGTTGTTGTATTACTCATTTTATTTTATCCAAGAGGAATCGCAGGTGGCTATTTAATATGGAAAATGAAGCGAAAGAAAAACAATGAAAGTCAGAGCAAGAACAAGGCAAAGGAGGCTTAA
- a CDS encoding ABC transporter ATP-binding protein encodes MLLQIEKLTKAFGGLTAVNDVNAHIEKGKITAVIGPNGAGKSTFFNLISGFHQPTSGQISFQGEDITTLPVEKVARLGIGRTFQTTHLFEQQSIMENVVIGHRLRTKSGLFDAIFKTKREKKEQQQCIEKAEEVLSFVGLLHEAYTPASSITQEEKKRVAIALALATDPEIVLLDEPAAGVNPDETDGLVQLIRKMVSHGKTVCLIEHKMPMIMSLADHIIVLNHGEKIAEGTPEAIQSNEKVIEAYLGGDAHVSA; translated from the coding sequence TTGTTATTACAAATTGAAAAGCTGACAAAAGCATTTGGAGGATTGACAGCAGTAAATGACGTTAATGCTCACATTGAAAAAGGAAAGATTACAGCCGTTATTGGCCCAAATGGAGCGGGGAAATCAACGTTCTTTAATTTAATTAGTGGGTTCCACCAGCCTACATCAGGTCAAATTTCTTTTCAAGGTGAAGATATTACGACATTACCGGTGGAAAAAGTGGCGAGGTTAGGGATCGGCAGAACGTTTCAAACGACCCACTTATTTGAACAGCAGTCGATTATGGAAAATGTAGTAATTGGGCATCGTTTACGAACAAAATCAGGCTTATTTGATGCTATTTTTAAAACGAAACGAGAAAAGAAAGAGCAACAGCAATGCATAGAAAAAGCAGAAGAAGTGTTAAGTTTTGTTGGGCTATTACATGAAGCCTACACCCCTGCTTCTTCTATTACTCAGGAAGAAAAAAAAAGAGTTGCCATTGCGTTAGCGTTGGCGACAGACCCAGAAATTGTGCTATTAGATGAACCAGCAGCAGGAGTGAACCCAGATGAAACAGATGGATTAGTTCAATTAATTCGAAAAATGGTAAGTCACGGAAAAACCGTTTGTTTAATTGAGCATAAAATGCCGATGATTATGTCTTTAGCCGACCATATTATCGTACTAAATCATGGTGAGAAAATAGCAGAAGGAACGCCGGAAGCAATTCAGTCAAATGAAAAAGTCATTGAAGCGTATTTAGGGGGAGATGCCCATGTTAGTGCTTAA
- a CDS encoding ABC transporter ATP-binding protein, protein MLVLNRISTYYGNIRALHEISLSVEKGELVVLLGSNGAGKSTLFQTISGLMKPSQGEIKFEERTIQGLAPNRLVQNGVVQCAEGRMLFPQMTVDENLKLGGYVIKKDKALLKKTLDDVYELFPDLVAKRKAQAGSLSGGQQQMVAIGRALMARPKLLMLDEPSLGLAPLIVEQMFTIIKEINKTGVTVLLAEQNAHAALSISSRGYVIESGEIVTSGSKDELMKNDEIRKAYIGA, encoded by the coding sequence ATGTTAGTGCTTAATCGGATCTCTACTTATTATGGAAATATTCGAGCGTTACACGAGATTTCTTTGTCCGTTGAAAAAGGAGAATTGGTTGTTTTATTAGGCTCAAACGGTGCTGGGAAAAGTACACTTTTTCAAACGATAAGCGGATTAATGAAACCTAGTCAAGGTGAAATTAAATTTGAAGAACGGACTATTCAAGGACTCGCTCCCAATCGCTTGGTCCAAAATGGAGTTGTTCAATGTGCAGAAGGAAGAATGCTGTTTCCACAAATGACGGTGGATGAAAATTTAAAGTTAGGTGGCTATGTTATAAAAAAAGATAAAGCATTACTGAAAAAAACGTTAGATGACGTATATGAGCTTTTCCCTGATTTAGTAGCCAAACGTAAAGCTCAAGCAGGTAGCTTAAGTGGTGGTCAACAACAAATGGTTGCGATAGGAAGAGCGTTAATGGCAAGACCAAAATTATTAATGTTAGATGAACCGTCATTAGGTTTAGCCCCTTTAATAGTTGAACAGATGTTTACGATTATTAAAGAAATAAATAAAACAGGTGTAACGGTATTACTAGCTGAACAAAATGCCCATGCAGCTTTATCTATTTCTTCAAGGGGCTATGTCATTGAAAGCGGAGAAATAGTGACGAGTGGTAGCAAAGATGAATTAATGAAAAATGATGAAATCCGTAAAGCGTACATCGGGGCGTAA
- a CDS encoding ABC transporter substrate-binding protein has protein sequence MKKKLGFWLSSLMMVLLLIGCGGGESSAPADPDVNNEGTETAEETPSNEETPDVSGEEEILNIGYSGPLSGPAAFYGENTVSGIRMAVEEINVEGFEVNGTTYKLNLVTLDDMYMPNESGTNARRLVQEYNTPVVFIPHSGGIFATQVFNEQENFIIGAYTSEQSVLEQGNELTLRIPPAYDMYPEPFVQYQQERFGKKLALLPTATQYGKDWTEALVPVWEAFGGEVVYDGDIDFGKDTDFFPIVTNALSQNPDVLFVGGPSEPTALLIKAARELGFEGGFMIMDQAKFEEMEPVLGGFDMLEGAVGTLPIVGNGAPGSEAIVEKYEAEHGRVPTAEAAFNYQAMYAFVEAMKLAGTVEDTKAIMEHLDAGVKAIPDELIVWHVTGVENQGMNWKGAVGAIEDGEIIPLTE, from the coding sequence ATGAAAAAGAAACTGGGGTTTTGGTTAAGTAGTTTAATGATGGTATTGTTACTCATCGGTTGTGGAGGAGGGGAAAGTAGTGCACCTGCTGATCCAGATGTAAACAATGAAGGAACTGAAACAGCAGAAGAGACGCCATCTAATGAAGAAACACCAGACGTTTCAGGTGAGGAGGAAATTTTAAACATCGGTTATTCAGGTCCTTTAAGTGGTCCTGCAGCGTTTTACGGTGAAAATACAGTAAGTGGGATTCGAATGGCCGTAGAGGAAATTAATGTCGAAGGATTTGAAGTTAATGGAACAACATATAAATTAAATCTCGTTACGTTAGATGATATGTACATGCCAAATGAATCAGGTACAAATGCTAGAAGACTCGTGCAGGAATACAATACACCTGTTGTCTTTATCCCTCATAGTGGAGGAATTTTTGCGACTCAAGTTTTTAATGAGCAAGAAAACTTTATTATTGGTGCCTATACGAGTGAACAATCCGTTCTTGAGCAAGGAAATGAATTAACATTACGAATTCCACCGGCTTATGATATGTACCCTGAACCTTTTGTTCAATATCAGCAAGAGCGCTTTGGAAAAAAACTCGCATTACTTCCAACAGCGACACAATATGGGAAAGATTGGACAGAGGCCCTTGTTCCGGTGTGGGAAGCGTTTGGAGGCGAAGTCGTATATGATGGTGATATAGACTTTGGTAAAGATACAGACTTTTTCCCAATTGTCACAAATGCGTTAAGTCAAAATCCAGATGTGTTATTTGTTGGTGGACCTTCTGAGCCTACTGCCTTGCTTATTAAAGCTGCAAGGGAACTTGGATTTGAGGGTGGATTTATGATTATGGACCAAGCAAAGTTTGAAGAAATGGAACCTGTTTTAGGTGGCTTTGATATGTTAGAGGGAGCGGTTGGAACATTACCGATTGTTGGGAATGGAGCCCCAGGTTCAGAAGCAATTGTTGAAAAATATGAAGCCGAGCACGGCCGAGTACCAACAGCAGAGGCTGCGTTTAATTATCAGGCAATGTATGCGTTTGTGGAAGCGATGAAGCTTGCGGGTACAGTCGAAGATACAAAAGCTATAATGGAACATCTTGATGCCGGTGTCAAAGCAATTCCTGATGAATTAATCGTATGGCATGTAACAGGTGTTGAAAATCAGGGCATGAACTGGAAAGGCGCAGTTGGGGCGATTGAGGATGGGGAAATCATCCCATTAACAGAATAA
- the rpsU gene encoding 30S ribosomal protein S21 has product MAETRVRKNESIDAALRRFKRSLSKEGTLAEVKKRKHYEKPSVKRKKKSEAARKRKF; this is encoded by the coding sequence TTGGCAGAAACTCGTGTTCGCAAAAATGAATCGATTGATGCTGCTCTTCGTCGCTTCAAAAGATCACTTTCTAAAGAAGGAACGTTAGCTGAAGTGAAAAAGCGTAAGCACTATGAAAAGCCTAGTGTGAAACGTAAGAAAAAATCAGAGGCGGCTAGAAAGCGTAAGTTCTAA
- a CDS encoding GatB/YqeY domain-containing protein — MTLLEQLNQDMKTAMKNKEKQKLSVIRMVKSSLQNEQIKIGHELSQDDALTILNRELKQRKDSLNEFEKANRDDLVSNLRDEIAILEQYMPEQLSEDELLDIVKATITEVGATSKADMGKVMGVIMPKVKGKADGSLVNRFVLQQLQ, encoded by the coding sequence TTGACTCTTCTTGAACAGTTAAATCAAGATATGAAGACGGCAATGAAGAATAAGGAAAAACAAAAGCTTTCTGTCATACGTATGGTGAAATCATCATTGCAAAATGAGCAGATTAAGATTGGTCATGAGCTTAGTCAAGATGATGCGCTAACCATACTTAATCGTGAATTAAAGCAACGAAAAGATTCCCTCAATGAGTTTGAAAAAGCCAACCGAGATGATTTAGTATCTAATTTACGTGATGAGATAGCGATTCTTGAACAATACATGCCTGAACAGTTATCAGAAGATGAACTCCTTGACATTGTGAAAGCCACAATTACTGAAGTCGGCGCAACATCAAAAGCTGACATGGGAAAAGTCATGGGAGTCATTATGCCTAAAGTAAAAGGCAAAGCTGATGGTAGTCTAGTCAATCGTTTTGTTCTACAACAATTACAATGA